A genomic region of Synechococcus sp. NOUM97013 contains the following coding sequences:
- a CDS encoding Nit6803 family nitrilase, producing the protein MTTVKVAAAQIRPVLFSLDGSLQRVLDAMAEAAAQGVELIVFPETFLPYYPYFSFVEPPVLMGRSHLALYEQAVVVPGPVTDAVAAAARQHGMQVLLGVNERDGGTLYNTQLLFNSCGELVLKRRKITPTYHERMVWGQGDGSGLKVVQTPLARVGALACWEHYNPLARYALMAQGEEIHCAQFPGSLVGPIFSEQTAVTMRHHALEAGCFVICSTGWLHPDDYASITSESGLHKAFQGGCHTAVISPEGRYLAGPLPDGEGLAIADLDLALITKRKRMMDSVGHYSRPELLSLQINSSPAVPVQDMSTASALLEPATAPDGLSSMEALNHV; encoded by the coding sequence GTGACCACAGTCAAAGTTGCTGCCGCGCAGATCCGTCCCGTGCTGTTCAGCCTGGACGGATCCCTGCAAAGAGTGCTGGATGCCATGGCCGAAGCCGCGGCTCAAGGTGTTGAACTGATTGTTTTTCCTGAAACATTTCTGCCCTATTACCCCTATTTCTCGTTTGTTGAACCCCCGGTTTTGATGGGGCGATCCCATCTGGCTCTGTATGAGCAGGCTGTGGTGGTTCCTGGTCCCGTCACCGATGCCGTGGCGGCTGCTGCCCGTCAGCACGGCATGCAGGTTTTGTTGGGCGTCAATGAGCGTGACGGTGGAACGCTTTACAACACGCAGTTGTTGTTCAACAGCTGTGGCGAACTGGTTCTGAAGCGGCGGAAAATCACGCCGACTTATCACGAGCGGATGGTCTGGGGCCAAGGGGACGGCTCAGGTCTCAAGGTGGTGCAGACGCCGTTGGCTCGTGTCGGCGCTCTGGCCTGCTGGGAGCACTACAACCCTCTGGCTCGTTACGCCTTGATGGCCCAGGGGGAGGAGATCCACTGCGCTCAGTTCCCGGGCTCCTTGGTGGGCCCGATCTTCTCGGAACAGACCGCCGTCACCATGCGCCATCACGCGCTTGAAGCCGGCTGTTTCGTGATCTGTTCCACCGGTTGGTTGCACCCCGACGACTACGCGTCGATCACGTCGGAGTCGGGGCTTCACAAGGCGTTTCAAGGGGGGTGTCACACCGCTGTGATCAGTCCTGAGGGCCGGTATCTGGCAGGCCCCTTGCCGGATGGTGAGGGGTTGGCAATCGCCGATCTCGATCTTGCCCTGATCACCAAGCGCAAACGGATGATGGACAGCGTCGGGCATTACAGCCGCCCCGAACTGCTGTCATTGCAGATCAACAGTTCGCCTGCGGTTCCCGTTCAAGACATGTCGACTGCATCGGCTCTTTTGGAGCCGGCTACAGCTCCCGATGGCCTGTCCTCGATGGAGGCGTTGAACCATGTCTGA